TGAAAAGCGGCCACTGCGGGTAGGGGTGCTCAGGCAACCTATGCGAACGGCTACAGCTTGCCTTGCGCCTGAGAGAAGACGACTGCCGGAGTGGACGGCCACGTGAGCGGGCCGTGAAATGGGGCTTCTGCAACCATCGCTTCCTCGGCGAGTTGAGCGGGTTCCTCGCTCTATTGCGAGGAGCCCCGCCCTTCGGGGCACTGATGCAGTTTGAGCCTTCGGCGGTGCGGATCTAGAATAGGGACGGTATCGGGCAGAAAGGACGTGGCCATGCCGCAGCGGCTGACGATGGTCTACTGGAAGGGCGAGCAGATGTGGCTTGGCAAGCTGCTCGAATTCCCTGACGTCATGACGCAGGGAGAAACGGTTGAGGAGCTCGAGGAGAACATCAAGGACGCCTATCGCGTGCTCATCCTCGAGGACGTGCCGGCCGATCACCTGACAAAAGAGATCGCTGTGTGAAGCGCGCGGAGCTGATCCGGCAACTCACCGAGGCCGGTTGCGTTCTGCTCCGGCACGGCGGTCGGCACGACGCGTACGTCAACCCCCTCACCGGACAGAAGCAACCGATCCCCAGACACGCGGAGATCGACGAGCATCTCGCGCGGCATATCAGGAAGTACCTCGGCGTGAAGTAGGGGCGAGCCGAACTGGCTCGGCGGTACGCCTACGCGTGTACCTGGCTTGGAGGTCCGCCTTCGCGCCTTCGCGCTTCGGCGGGACAGCCTTCGCATAGCTGGGTGGCTTGCCCGGACGAACCTTGCTGGGACGGAGGTGCGCC
This is a stretch of genomic DNA from Vicinamibacterales bacterium. It encodes these proteins:
- a CDS encoding type II toxin-antitoxin system HicA family toxin, coding for MKRAELIRQLTEAGCVLLRHGGRHDAYVNPLTGQKQPIPRHAEIDEHLARHIRKYLGVK
- a CDS encoding type II toxin-antitoxin system HicB family antitoxin, whose translation is MPQRLTMVYWKGEQMWLGKLLEFPDVMTQGETVEELEENIKDAYRVLILEDVPADHLTKEIAV